From one Catellatospora sp. IY07-71 genomic stretch:
- a CDS encoding CdaR family transcriptional regulator, whose protein sequence is MPPTPPTWLTEACERVVSSGARPDEVHADASALGTAAAAGSLTVADTVDALLQAAAAHWLATAAPEASAAGLDLLTRLRKVTAAVLDGYHRSAHDEADQRDRDRAAFVDDLLAPHTDPGRLAAGAQRYGIRLSGQHTVIVARVPASDGNLVHTLDETLAARFGGANILTTARDGELICVCAGGLRGVPAELARHLQSSLSTGWQVAVGRTHHGLSGLATSLDEARNALHLADRLGFSAPVLHASDLLVFPVLLRDRDAITDLVTTVLGPLTGARGGAQPYLDTLAALFDNEGNHTATARQLHISVRAVTYRLDRIHTLTGYHPGEPTQRFTLHTAVLGARLLGWPA, encoded by the coding sequence ATGCCACCCACCCCTCCCACCTGGCTGACCGAAGCCTGCGAACGCGTGGTCAGCTCCGGCGCCCGCCCCGACGAGGTTCACGCCGACGCGTCAGCGCTGGGCACGGCAGCGGCTGCAGGGTCGCTGACGGTCGCCGACACCGTGGACGCGCTCCTGCAGGCCGCGGCCGCCCACTGGCTCGCCACGGCTGCGCCGGAAGCCTCAGCCGCAGGGCTCGACCTGCTCACGCGTCTTCGGAAGGTCACCGCGGCCGTCCTCGACGGCTACCACCGCAGCGCCCACGACGAAGCCGACCAGCGCGACAGGGACCGCGCCGCGTTCGTCGACGACCTGCTCGCGCCACACACCGACCCCGGACGGCTCGCCGCCGGCGCCCAGCGCTACGGCATCCGCCTGTCCGGCCAGCACACAGTCATCGTCGCCCGCGTGCCGGCCTCCGACGGCAACCTCGTACACACCCTCGACGAGACCTTGGCCGCACGATTCGGCGGCGCCAACATCCTCACCACCGCCCGCGACGGCGAACTGATCTGCGTCTGCGCCGGTGGACTGCGCGGCGTGCCCGCAGAACTGGCCCGGCACCTGCAGTCCAGCCTCAGCACCGGGTGGCAGGTCGCGGTCGGCCGCACCCACCACGGCCTGTCAGGTCTGGCCACGTCGCTGGACGAGGCACGCAACGCCCTGCACCTGGCAGACCGTCTGGGGTTCTCGGCACCGGTGCTGCACGCCTCGGACTTGCTCGTGTTTCCCGTGCTGCTCCGTGACCGCGACGCGATCACCGACCTGGTCACCACCGTGCTGGGGCCGTTGACCGGTGCCCGCGGCGGTGCCCAGCCCTACCTGGACACGCTGGCTGCCCTGTTCGACAACGAGGGCAATCACACCGCCACCGCTCGGCAGCTGCACATCAGCGTACGCGCGGTCACCTACCGCCTCGACCGCATCCACACGCTCACCGGATACCACCCCGGCGAGCCCACCCAACGGTTCACGCTGCACACCGCCGTACTCGGCGCGCGGCTGCTCGGCTGGCCCGCCTAA
- a CDS encoding ABC transporter permease subunit, whose translation MRTIPRPEEDGGIELLMVNPLSRRAFAAQRLLATFLAVTALAAVPGVLVLAIAPGVGIDVPADNIASASAGLVGLAWCYLGITFAVGAATGRRGLALAVGGGLAVTGYILRGISGIIDGGDWLKWLSPFHYFIGTDPLHTGWHPAHLLALVAVGVVGAAAGIAMFDRRDVGV comes from the coding sequence GTGCGCACCATCCCCCGGCCCGAAGAGGACGGCGGCATCGAACTGCTGATGGTCAACCCGCTGTCCCGGCGCGCATTCGCCGCACAGCGGCTGCTGGCCACGTTCCTCGCGGTCACAGCGCTGGCCGCCGTCCCCGGTGTCCTGGTGCTGGCGATCGCGCCCGGCGTCGGCATCGACGTGCCCGCCGACAACATCGCTTCGGCATCGGCCGGACTGGTCGGGCTCGCCTGGTGCTACCTGGGCATCACCTTCGCCGTCGGCGCGGCCACCGGCCGGCGCGGCCTGGCTCTCGCCGTCGGGGGCGGTTTGGCCGTGACCGGATACATCCTGCGGGGCATCTCCGGGATCATCGACGGCGGCGACTGGCTGAAATGGCTGTCGCCGTTCCACTACTTCATCGGCACCGACCCCCTGCACACCGGCTGGCACCCTGCCCACCTGCTCGCGCTGGTGGCGGTCGGCGTCGTCGGCGCGGCAGCCGGAATCGCCATGTTCGACCGCCGCGACGTAGGCGTCTGA